One Bremerella alba DNA segment encodes these proteins:
- a CDS encoding FGGY-family carbohydrate kinase, with protein sequence MSDSHFIGVDVGTGSARAGVFNGQGTMLASAVYPIETFRPQADFVEQSSNNIWQSLCQCVREAVSDAAIDVATVRGVGFDATCSLVATDENGQPVTVSPDGNDDQNVIVWMDHRATAQAARINEGAYDVLKYVGNVISPEMETPKLLWLKENLPQSWQRAKKFFDLPDYLTYRATGNETRSLCSTVCKWTYLGHESTSDETGRWDASYFESIGLGDLVEEDFTRIGSCIRPMGEAIGNGLSREAAVELGLLQGTAVGVSIIDAHAGGIGMIGAALEGVSPDAKELDHRLALIGGTSSCHMAASQDARFISGIWGPYYSAMIPGMWLTEGGQSATGALIDFVINNHGATAELHRLAETTNQSIYDLLNERLKCLSRDRQIPASLARDLHVGPYFHGNRSPWADPTLRGMISGLSLSATLDDLAVLYLATIQSIAYGTRHIIEVMNNAGYHIDTIFACGGGTKNDVFLREHADITGCRVVLPQQSESVLLGSAMLGAVASGEKKDLLQAMATMSSAERILEPKKEATSRFHQAKYQVFRRMHDDQLAYRKLMSSD encoded by the coding sequence ATGAGTGATAGCCATTTCATTGGAGTAGATGTGGGCACCGGAAGTGCTCGAGCAGGCGTTTTCAATGGCCAAGGAACAATGCTCGCTTCGGCCGTCTATCCGATCGAGACTTTCCGTCCACAGGCCGACTTTGTCGAACAGTCCTCTAACAACATTTGGCAATCCCTTTGCCAGTGTGTTCGCGAGGCGGTTTCTGATGCCGCAATTGACGTTGCCACGGTTCGTGGTGTTGGGTTCGATGCAACGTGCTCTCTGGTTGCGACCGACGAAAATGGGCAGCCTGTCACGGTCAGTCCTGATGGCAACGATGATCAGAATGTGATTGTCTGGATGGACCACCGGGCGACTGCTCAAGCCGCTCGAATCAATGAAGGGGCCTACGATGTCTTGAAGTATGTCGGGAATGTAATCTCGCCCGAAATGGAAACCCCAAAACTACTCTGGCTTAAAGAGAACCTTCCCCAATCTTGGCAGCGTGCCAAGAAGTTTTTCGATCTACCTGATTACCTGACTTATCGCGCAACCGGGAACGAAACTCGCTCACTTTGCAGTACCGTTTGTAAGTGGACTTACTTGGGACACGAGAGTACAAGCGACGAAACCGGACGTTGGGATGCCTCGTACTTTGAATCGATCGGGTTGGGCGACTTGGTAGAAGAGGATTTTACCCGTATCGGATCGTGTATTCGGCCGATGGGAGAGGCCATCGGTAATGGCCTCTCGCGTGAAGCTGCCGTCGAATTAGGTCTGCTACAAGGTACAGCAGTCGGAGTTTCCATTATTGATGCCCACGCTGGCGGAATCGGAATGATTGGAGCAGCGCTCGAAGGAGTCTCTCCGGATGCCAAAGAACTCGATCATCGACTGGCACTGATTGGTGGAACATCCAGTTGCCACATGGCCGCATCACAAGATGCTCGCTTTATTTCAGGAATTTGGGGGCCTTATTATTCGGCCATGATTCCCGGAATGTGGCTCACCGAAGGAGGTCAGTCAGCGACCGGGGCATTGATCGATTTCGTGATCAACAATCATGGAGCAACTGCCGAGTTGCATCGACTTGCTGAGACGACCAATCAGAGCATATATGATCTCTTAAACGAGCGACTGAAATGCCTATCTCGAGATCGCCAGATACCTGCATCGCTCGCCCGGGACCTTCATGTTGGTCCGTACTTTCATGGAAATCGTTCCCCATGGGCAGATCCAACTCTGCGTGGAATGATATCTGGACTCTCGCTTTCAGCAACTTTGGACGACCTGGCCGTGCTCTACCTGGCGACGATTCAGTCGATTGCGTACGGAACACGGCACATCATCGAAGTGATGAACAACGCCGGATACCACATCGATACAATCTTTGCTTGTGGCGGTGGTACTAAGAACGACGTTTTTCTTCGAGAGCACGCAGATATCACTGGTTGCCGTGTTGTATTACCCCAGCAGTCAGAATCCGTACTACTGGGAAGCGCAATGCTAGGAGCCGTCGCCTCCGGCGAAAAGAAAGACCTTTTACAAGCAATGGCGACAATGAGCTCTGCGGAAAGAATACTTGAACCTAAGAAAGAGGCGACTTCACGGTTTCATCAAGCGAAATACCAAGTCTTCCGCCGTATGCACGACGATCAATTGGCCTACCGCAAGCTGATGTCTTCCGACTGA
- a CDS encoding FAD-dependent oxidoreductase, translating into MRQVIDLFCVVALLFSIALPTLGHAEEIEADLLVVGGTESGCAAAVQAARMGVKRIVLVNDIEWLGGQFSAEALGAIDENRGHGYNGTVPIPRSGIFRDVIDAIETKNAELYGGVRRPGNTRVITTSRPVVSEQIFRELLAPYEASGKIHRYSNYVVESVLMESDRVGGVVFQSSSGKPKLTVRAKMTIDASDWGDVIQKSAAKWDVGLDARDEYDEASAPESGEPATDVNPITWCLIVEEKTEDSLIPQPEGYDERYFTGKWGWIDEKFAYTTRRLVDGNGYDQIDHPDVLLINTPPIDYPLDVFPANVAKALEETEQGSSQKSLAAMTPDQRAIVFADAQNHSLKFLYYLQQKFPKFRKMGLSSEFGTANQLPPKPYIRESIRLKAEHVLREQEVLGFEARSNYATTMFPDAVFSWQFELDFHPTKRSWRTDKLDDGPWEASFRGNRRFGREGTGRAVFPLRALVPSGVEGLLGAQKNLGYTSIVSSSCRLHDQSIHAGQASGAVAAVSLRHGTNPSQLSWQRERLAEIWDGLLDGQDGAPLVVWPFADVDPFEPGFAAIQQLALRRLLELGPADVTFRADDPAADSWYAQVISNAAKQGYDVSALSEKPVPATRREAARQIWAVLAKQSTPNWNRLDSHDADVDGVPDENDPLPYTPGWKSWKHDSTRDGIPDHEGELASNAIGINFTSANSPDVPGFQKDIGLPYQANARYGWHQDLTKNIRDRGTHETPLATAFVFTRVEDVWEYTLPNGRYRVSVCLGDAGHEQLGQNLQIEGKVVAENFDTQSGSFIEITSDVAIEDGRLTLTLGKPKGGSNTCINWLVIEPIQQ; encoded by the coding sequence ATGCGACAAGTTATCGACCTATTCTGTGTTGTTGCTCTGCTCTTTTCGATTGCACTCCCGACCCTTGGGCATGCTGAAGAGATCGAAGCCGATCTGTTAGTGGTCGGCGGAACAGAATCTGGCTGCGCAGCCGCCGTTCAAGCGGCGCGCATGGGTGTCAAGCGAATCGTACTGGTCAACGACATCGAGTGGTTGGGCGGGCAGTTTAGTGCCGAGGCACTCGGAGCGATCGACGAAAACCGCGGGCACGGGTACAACGGGACCGTGCCCATTCCGCGAAGTGGAATTTTTCGGGACGTCATCGATGCTATTGAAACAAAGAATGCCGAGCTATACGGGGGCGTACGCCGTCCAGGCAATACTCGCGTCATCACCACCAGCCGCCCCGTCGTGTCCGAACAGATTTTCCGTGAACTGCTGGCTCCGTATGAGGCCTCAGGGAAGATCCACCGCTATTCGAACTACGTCGTTGAATCGGTACTTATGGAAAGTGATCGCGTCGGTGGCGTTGTGTTTCAATCCTCCAGTGGCAAGCCCAAACTGACCGTCCGCGCTAAGATGACAATAGACGCCAGTGATTGGGGGGATGTCATCCAAAAATCGGCGGCGAAGTGGGATGTCGGGCTCGATGCTCGTGACGAATATGACGAAGCGAGTGCTCCGGAATCTGGCGAACCAGCAACCGACGTCAACCCCATCACGTGGTGCCTGATTGTCGAAGAGAAAACGGAAGACAGTCTTATTCCTCAACCCGAAGGCTACGACGAACGTTACTTTACAGGCAAGTGGGGATGGATTGACGAGAAGTTTGCTTACACCACACGGCGTTTAGTCGACGGAAACGGGTACGACCAGATTGATCACCCGGATGTCTTGCTCATTAATACGCCTCCCATCGATTACCCCTTGGACGTTTTTCCGGCCAATGTAGCCAAGGCATTAGAAGAGACAGAGCAGGGCTCATCTCAAAAATCTTTGGCGGCCATGACGCCGGATCAGCGGGCCATCGTTTTTGCCGATGCCCAGAACCATTCGCTTAAATTCCTTTACTACCTTCAGCAAAAGTTTCCGAAGTTTAGAAAGATGGGGCTAAGCTCCGAGTTTGGGACGGCCAATCAACTGCCACCTAAGCCGTACATTCGCGAGAGTATCCGTCTGAAGGCTGAGCACGTACTTCGCGAACAGGAAGTGCTGGGCTTCGAAGCACGTTCGAACTACGCCACGACGATGTTTCCCGATGCCGTGTTCTCCTGGCAGTTCGAGCTCGACTTTCATCCAACGAAACGCTCTTGGCGAACTGATAAGTTGGACGACGGCCCCTGGGAAGCTAGTTTTCGCGGAAATCGACGCTTTGGACGTGAAGGGACCGGTCGAGCTGTCTTTCCGCTGCGAGCCCTAGTTCCTTCCGGAGTTGAAGGTCTGCTCGGGGCGCAAAAGAATCTCGGCTATACCAGCATCGTCAGTTCTTCCTGTCGCTTGCACGATCAATCGATTCATGCCGGACAGGCCAGTGGAGCTGTCGCGGCCGTTTCACTTCGGCATGGCACGAATCCTTCTCAACTTTCCTGGCAACGAGAAAGATTGGCCGAGATCTGGGATGGTTTGCTCGACGGCCAGGATGGCGCCCCCTTAGTCGTTTGGCCGTTCGCGGATGTCGATCCTTTTGAACCAGGATTCGCCGCAATTCAGCAGCTGGCCTTGCGGCGTTTACTGGAGCTAGGGCCTGCTGACGTAACATTTCGAGCCGACGACCCCGCTGCAGATAGCTGGTACGCACAAGTTATCTCTAATGCTGCCAAGCAAGGGTATGATGTGTCGGCTCTCAGTGAAAAACCTGTTCCAGCGACACGTCGAGAGGCTGCTCGACAAATTTGGGCAGTTCTCGCCAAGCAATCGACGCCGAATTGGAATCGACTTGATTCCCACGATGCTGATGTAGATGGAGTACCTGACGAGAATGATCCCTTGCCGTACACACCGGGATGGAAATCATGGAAGCACGATTCCACACGCGATGGAATTCCAGATCACGAAGGGGAGCTCGCAAGTAACGCAATTGGCATCAACTTCACTTCCGCGAACAGTCCCGATGTACCTGGGTTTCAGAAAGATATCGGGCTTCCTTATCAGGCCAATGCGAGATACGGCTGGCATCAGGATCTGACAAAGAACATCCGCGACCGCGGAACGCACGAGACACCGCTTGCCACAGCGTTTGTCTTCACGCGGGTCGAAGATGTCTGGGAGTACACTTTACCCAATGGACGCTACCGGGTTTCGGTCTGCCTTGGCGATGCTGGGCACGAGCAGCTTGGGCAGAACTTACAGATTGAAGGGAAAGTGGTCGCAGAGAACTTCGATACGCAATCAGGTAGCTTCATCGAGATTACCTCGGACGTCGCAATCGAAGACGGCAGATTGACGCTCACACTTGGGAAGCCCAAGGGTGGCAGCAATACCTGTATAAATTGGTTGGTTATTGAACCAATACAGCAGTAG
- a CDS encoding IclR family transcriptional regulator: protein MISKNDTLDQRYHVPSLVRALQIFEFLASEPESLGISEISTRLSLPKNSVFRILTTLADYGYLNREPVQKRYVLSRKLLALGYAAIDEANLVERSLGPMRNLRDVTQESVLIGTLSNHRGVVLEQLPSPQPIKVMVEIGHSFPLHSAAPGKAILAYLEETHRKAIVDSITFEKLTNRTITKKSDYYKELALVARQGFALDQGEEVDEIHCIAAPIFNRRCEPIASIWVTGPKTRLTKNRFPKVRSAVMEQAQVISKRLGWDTVAPAIT, encoded by the coding sequence ATGATTTCAAAGAACGACACGCTCGACCAGCGGTACCATGTTCCCAGTCTGGTTCGAGCTCTTCAGATCTTCGAGTTTCTAGCTTCCGAACCGGAAAGCCTTGGGATCTCTGAGATCTCAACCCGGCTGTCGCTCCCCAAAAACAGCGTTTTTCGTATTCTGACGACGCTTGCCGACTATGGCTATTTAAATCGCGAACCAGTTCAGAAGCGTTACGTGCTCTCTCGAAAACTACTTGCGCTCGGATATGCCGCAATTGATGAAGCGAATTTGGTAGAGAGGTCGCTCGGACCGATGCGTAATCTGCGAGACGTCACTCAAGAGAGCGTACTCATCGGAACGCTCAGTAATCATCGTGGTGTTGTCTTAGAACAGCTTCCTAGTCCCCAGCCAATCAAGGTGATGGTAGAAATCGGCCATTCGTTTCCACTTCATTCTGCCGCCCCAGGAAAAGCAATCTTGGCTTACTTGGAAGAAACGCATCGAAAGGCAATTGTCGATTCCATAACCTTCGAAAAGCTTACCAATCGGACGATCACTAAGAAGTCGGATTATTACAAAGAACTTGCCCTGGTCGCACGACAGGGTTTCGCGCTTGATCAGGGAGAAGAAGTTGATGAGATCCACTGCATTGCTGCGCCGATCTTTAATCGTCGCTGCGAGCCTATTGCTTCGATCTGGGTGACAGGACCGAAAACGCGCCTGACAAAGAATCGATTTCCAAAGGTTCGATCCGCCGTGATGGAACAAGCACAAGTAATCTCTAAGCGACTTGGTTGGGACACGGTCGCACCCGCTATTACTTAA
- a CDS encoding L-fucose/L-arabinose isomerase family protein: MSTQRPPVQLVASGDSRLSANQKCWPAQNALEEALNNAVEKLGYSVQRAHLVTDQGHGFIDSQKRGMEVFRTIAPDAPLIVAEAVWQYSHHVLAGLLSHQGPILTVANWSGQWPGLVGMLNLNGSLTKAGAEYSTLWSEDFTDDFFLGHLKTWLETGTVHHTTDHVASLEPKWIPQLASQTGKRLADELRQDKAIMGVFDEGCMGMFNAIIPDHLLHPLGVFKERLSQSALYAEMREVSDDDTNKAFQWYRDQGMKFHFGESDVEDLTPNQVLEQCRMYIAAVRLADQFGCETIGIQYQQGLKDLTPASDLVEGTLNSTSRPPVFDRHGSKELYAGQAIPHFNEVDECAGLDAMMIHRIHRILRQPVETTLHDLRWGSPDQSGTTTQYVWVFEISGSAPAEHLGGWNQCHGYRQPPMYFPKGGSTLSGVSRPGEIIWSRIYIADNALYMDLGRGESLALPPEETKRRLEGTTAVWPIMHGVTYGVSRDQMMAKHKANHVQVAYAEDVAAADQAFWTRAAMATALGIRVNLCGTQKDGSSWHKKG, from the coding sequence ATGTCCACTCAGCGTCCCCCTGTTCAATTGGTCGCCAGCGGCGACTCTCGTCTTTCCGCAAATCAGAAATGTTGGCCCGCCCAGAATGCCTTAGAAGAAGCACTGAATAACGCTGTCGAAAAACTAGGCTACAGCGTCCAGCGTGCTCATCTGGTAACAGACCAGGGGCACGGATTCATCGACAGTCAAAAGCGAGGCATGGAAGTATTTCGCACGATTGCTCCTGACGCTCCGCTGATCGTAGCGGAAGCCGTCTGGCAGTATTCGCATCATGTCTTGGCTGGACTTCTCAGCCATCAAGGGCCCATTCTTACCGTAGCCAACTGGTCCGGACAGTGGCCAGGGCTGGTAGGGATGCTCAACCTGAACGGTTCGCTTACGAAAGCCGGCGCTGAGTATTCTACGCTTTGGAGCGAGGATTTTACCGATGACTTTTTCCTGGGACATCTGAAGACTTGGCTGGAAACCGGTACGGTTCACCACACGACCGACCACGTCGCCTCGCTTGAGCCGAAATGGATTCCGCAGTTGGCCTCGCAAACGGGCAAACGACTGGCAGACGAACTACGCCAGGACAAAGCAATAATGGGAGTCTTCGACGAAGGCTGCATGGGCATGTTCAACGCGATCATTCCCGACCATCTTCTCCATCCTCTCGGTGTCTTCAAAGAACGTCTTAGTCAATCGGCACTGTATGCAGAAATGCGCGAAGTTAGTGACGATGATACCAACAAGGCTTTCCAGTGGTACCGAGACCAAGGCATGAAATTCCACTTTGGGGAAAGCGACGTCGAAGATTTGACGCCCAATCAAGTGCTCGAACAATGCCGTATGTACATCGCGGCCGTTCGTCTGGCCGATCAATTTGGCTGTGAAACGATCGGCATTCAATATCAGCAAGGCTTAAAGGACCTCACGCCGGCAAGTGACTTGGTTGAAGGAACGCTCAACAGCACCAGCCGCCCTCCGGTTTTCGACCGACATGGATCCAAGGAACTCTACGCGGGACAAGCGATTCCTCATTTCAATGAAGTCGACGAATGCGCTGGCCTCGATGCCATGATGATTCATCGTATTCATCGCATTTTGCGACAACCGGTAGAGACAACACTTCATGACCTTCGTTGGGGATCTCCCGATCAGTCGGGAACCACGACACAGTATGTCTGGGTCTTTGAGATCTCCGGCTCAGCACCTGCGGAACATCTTGGAGGATGGAACCAATGTCACGGGTACCGCCAACCGCCGATGTATTTTCCTAAAGGGGGTTCAACGCTCTCGGGAGTATCTCGCCCCGGTGAAATCATCTGGTCACGTATTTACATTGCCGATAACGCGCTTTATATGGATCTCGGTCGCGGCGAGTCGCTTGCACTTCCTCCTGAGGAAACGAAACGACGTTTAGAGGGTACCACCGCAGTCTGGCCTATTATGCATGGCGTCACCTACGGCGTTTCTCGTGATCAAATGATGGCCAAACACAAGGCGAATCACGTCCAGGTGGCTTATGCCGAGGACGTAGCAGCGGCGGATCAAGCTTTTTGGACCCGGGCCGCAATGGCCACAGCATTGGGAATCCGGGTCAATCTATGTGGTACCCAGAAAGATGGTTCAAGTTGGCATAAGAAGGGTTAA
- a CDS encoding dihydrodipicolinate synthase family protein encodes MNSLSKPFHGIIPPLVTPLTGRDQLDHDGLQRLIEHTITGGVHGLFILGSTGEAPSLSYRLRRELVDAVCRQVGDRTPVLVGITDTAFVESVSLAQHAADAGAAAVVLTTPYYFPAGQTELISYVRNITPKLPLPLMLYNMPQLTKVWFEIESLKQLADLDGIVGLKDSSGDMTYFEEAAKLKTIRPDWSVMIGPEAKLPEAMRLGGDGAVAGGANVLPRLFVDCYEAKLANNNVELAELHDRINEFQRIYEIGKYASKYIKATKCCLSLMGICNDFMAEPFHSFHVPQRQQVADILNQLDIPVTQS; translated from the coding sequence GTGAATTCGCTCAGCAAACCGTTTCACGGAATCATTCCGCCTCTTGTGACACCGTTGACCGGACGGGACCAATTGGACCATGACGGCTTACAGCGATTGATCGAACATACGATCACAGGAGGCGTACACGGACTGTTCATCCTGGGTAGCACCGGGGAAGCTCCCAGTTTAAGTTACCGACTGCGACGAGAGCTGGTCGATGCAGTCTGCAGGCAAGTCGGCGATCGTACTCCAGTGTTAGTAGGTATTACCGACACGGCCTTCGTTGAATCGGTATCCCTGGCTCAGCATGCAGCCGACGCTGGGGCTGCAGCAGTCGTCTTAACAACGCCATATTACTTCCCCGCAGGCCAGACTGAACTGATTAGCTACGTTCGAAACATTACGCCAAAGCTACCTTTGCCGCTGATGTTGTACAACATGCCACAGCTTACCAAAGTGTGGTTCGAAATTGAGTCGTTGAAACAACTTGCCGACCTCGACGGCATAGTGGGACTCAAGGATAGCAGCGGTGACATGACGTACTTCGAAGAGGCTGCCAAGCTTAAAACCATTCGTCCTGACTGGTCGGTTATGATTGGACCGGAAGCCAAATTACCAGAGGCGATGCGTCTCGGAGGCGATGGCGCTGTCGCCGGTGGGGCGAACGTATTGCCAAGATTGTTTGTTGATTGCTACGAAGCAAAGCTTGCCAACAACAATGTTGAGCTGGCAGAATTACACGATCGCATCAACGAATTCCAGCGTATCTATGAGATTGGCAAGTACGCATCTAAATATATTAAGGCCACCAAGTGTTGCCTTTCATTGATGGGGATTTGCAACGATTTCATGGCCGAGCCCTTCCATAGTTTTCACGTGCCACAGCGGCAGCAAGTCGCTGACATTTTGAATCAGCTCGATATCCCTGTCACCCAAAGCTAA
- a CDS encoding DUF1559 domain-containing protein — MKRNAFTLVELLVVIAIIGVLIALLLPAVQQAREAARRMQCSNNLKQLGLALHNYSDTYGSFPPAGITTNQLSWNVFILPFMENGNLHDLANFSQGTLQDPGKKEVGANRVDGFLCPSGVDQYTGWKHANAQVPSGSGIEPYTTHYYGVMGPSGTNPESGGIYSVTALNVGHYGGYGQQGAFTFPQPAAFRDFVDGTSNTYAVGEISWSTATLPNTTARNWVFGANGSFDQTVENRAFPTAKNIYYPINTNIISTFNNTSFGSLHPGGAMFARADGSVRFVPETIDFDAFLATASRDGGEVPTEN, encoded by the coding sequence ATGAAACGAAACGCTTTTACACTCGTTGAGCTACTCGTAGTCATTGCGATCATAGGAGTTTTAATCGCGTTGCTGCTGCCTGCCGTACAACAGGCACGCGAGGCGGCGCGACGAATGCAGTGCTCCAATAACCTGAAGCAATTGGGACTGGCACTGCATAACTATAGCGACACATATGGCTCATTTCCGCCTGCTGGCATCACCACAAACCAGTTGAGCTGGAACGTCTTCATTCTGCCCTTTATGGAAAATGGAAACCTCCACGATCTGGCCAATTTTTCCCAAGGAACCTTGCAAGATCCAGGCAAGAAAGAAGTGGGCGCAAACCGAGTCGATGGTTTTCTTTGTCCCAGCGGCGTCGACCAATACACTGGGTGGAAGCATGCCAACGCTCAAGTTCCCAGCGGCAGTGGAATTGAGCCCTACACGACCCACTACTATGGCGTCATGGGTCCTAGTGGAACCAACCCGGAGTCGGGAGGCATCTACAGCGTGACGGCTTTGAACGTTGGGCACTATGGTGGTTACGGCCAGCAAGGTGCATTTACCTTTCCCCAGCCCGCCGCCTTTCGAGACTTTGTGGATGGTACATCCAACACATACGCGGTAGGTGAAATTTCTTGGAGTACGGCTACCCTGCCAAATACCACAGCCCGCAATTGGGTTTTCGGAGCCAACGGCAGTTTCGATCAGACGGTAGAAAATCGAGCATTTCCAACAGCCAAAAACATTTATTATCCCATCAACACCAACATCATAAGTACCTTCAACAATACGTCTTTCGGTAGTCTTCACCCGGGTGGAGCCATGTTCGCCAGAGCAGATGGCTCGGTGCGATTCGTGCCAGAAACAATCGATTTTGATGCCTTCCTAGCCACTGCCAGCCGTGACGGGGGCGAGGTCCCAACCGAGAATTAA